A single genomic interval of Bacteroidota bacterium harbors:
- a CDS encoding TraR/DksA C4-type zinc finger protein: MAKSKKAPKKAAVKKAPAKKNVAKKTSPVKKAVKKTTSKTKTPVKPAKKSIVSKRTSKPVSKAKTAKPVVKKAIAKKPVAKKPVVKKVIKKAAPKKPVVAKKAIAKRTVKPVTKAAPKVAVKKPVSKKAVPKKAEVVKPVKSTIKKAAPKKLEEKKVALSAASNVKQNAKKSIIEKKAPVLDKKNEKKVITSEKKKEVPVVNEAIHSTSETKAEKTKKLKKSKLEHTDSGEVQVVNKLVLPKRHEIIQAEEEANSAELKLAGKVAKTRYSDAELQEFKDLITNKMKKAKDELKYLQDQISRKSDIGSDDSDMGFKGLEDGTNTAEREYLSQMASRQLNFISHLDKALMRIENKTYGICRETGRLISKERLKAVPHATLSIEAKTAKGQ; encoded by the coding sequence ATGGCTAAGAGTAAAAAAGCACCCAAAAAAGCAGCGGTAAAAAAAGCCCCTGCTAAAAAAAACGTAGCAAAGAAAACATCCCCGGTAAAAAAAGCCGTGAAGAAAACTACGTCGAAAACAAAAACCCCGGTAAAGCCGGCAAAGAAAAGTATTGTCTCCAAGAGAACCAGCAAACCTGTTTCTAAAGCAAAAACAGCAAAACCCGTTGTTAAAAAAGCTATTGCCAAAAAACCAGTAGCAAAAAAACCCGTGGTAAAAAAGGTCATTAAAAAAGCGGCCCCTAAGAAACCAGTAGTTGCAAAAAAGGCTATTGCAAAAAGAACGGTGAAACCCGTTACAAAAGCAGCACCCAAAGTGGCAGTAAAAAAGCCTGTTTCTAAAAAAGCAGTTCCCAAAAAAGCAGAAGTTGTAAAACCCGTTAAATCCACTATTAAAAAAGCGGCTCCAAAAAAGCTGGAAGAAAAAAAAGTAGCCCTAAGTGCAGCAAGTAATGTTAAGCAGAACGCTAAAAAATCCATAATTGAAAAGAAGGCACCTGTTTTAGATAAGAAAAACGAAAAGAAAGTAATTACTTCTGAAAAGAAAAAAGAAGTACCTGTAGTTAACGAAGCAATACATTCAACTTCTGAAACTAAAGCAGAGAAAACTAAAAAATTAAAAAAATCAAAATTAGAGCACACCGATTCGGGTGAAGTGCAGGTAGTAAACAAATTAGTATTACCAAAACGACATGAAATAATTCAAGCCGAGGAAGAGGCAAATAGTGCAGAACTAAAACTAGCAGGAAAAGTGGCAAAAACAAGATATTCAGACGCAGAACTCCAGGAGTTCAAGGACTTGATAACAAATAAAATGAAGAAGGCAAAAGATGAATTAAAATATCTGCAAGATCAAATCAGTAGAAAATCTGATATTGGTTCTGATGATTCTGATATGGGATTCAAAGGCCTTGAAGATGGTACGAATACAGCTGAACGTGAATACCTCAGTCAGATGGCATCCAGACAGCTCAACTTTATTTCGCATTTAGACAAAGCACTGATGCGTATCGAAAATAAAACCTATGGCATCTGTCGTGAAACAGGAAGACTTATTTCTAAAGAAAGATTGAAAGCTGTTCCACATGCAACCTTAAGTATAGAAGCAAAGACAGCGAAAGGTCAATAA
- a CDS encoding lipoprotein signal peptidase, which yields MHLSLAIIFLVLIIDQLVKIYIKTHMALGDEYGILGLNWARIHFTENEGMAFGMELGGENGKLFLTLFRIVAVSFIGYYLHTLIKHKAAWGLIISIALIFAGAMGNILDSVFYGVIFNESMYQVAELFPPGGGYASLLHGRVVDMFYFPMFKGYYPEWMPVVGGNFYTFFRPVFNVADSSITIGVLSILLFQRAVFTHKDEVENMEQHQVVD from the coding sequence ATACATTTATCCCTTGCCATTATCTTTCTGGTTTTGATTATAGATCAGTTAGTGAAGATTTATATTAAGACACATATGGCATTGGGAGATGAATATGGTATTCTCGGATTAAACTGGGCTCGAATTCATTTCACAGAAAATGAAGGCATGGCTTTCGGGATGGAGTTAGGTGGCGAAAATGGGAAATTGTTTCTTACTTTATTTCGTATTGTCGCTGTTTCCTTTATCGGATATTATCTCCATACACTTATTAAACACAAAGCAGCCTGGGGACTAATTATCAGCATTGCTTTAATTTTTGCCGGTGCAATGGGAAATATTCTCGACAGCGTTTTTTATGGTGTTATTTTTAATGAAAGTATGTATCAGGTTGCAGAATTATTTCCTCCGGGCGGAGGATATGCTAGTTTACTCCATGGCCGTGTGGTCGATATGTTTTATTTCCCGATGTTTAAAGGATATTATCCTGAATGGATGCCTGTAGTCGGTGGTAATTTTTATACCTTTTTCCGACCTGTTTTTAATGTGGCCGACAGCTCCATTACCATCGGTGTATTATCCATATTACTATTTCAAAGAGCCGTGTTTACGCATAAAGATGAAGTGGAAAACATGGAGCAACATCAGGTGGTTGATTAA
- a CDS encoding DUF3137 domain-containing protein, with product MKSITELKEFYEIELLPDLKKLENIRKAQVIRQAYIFVTLAFSILLATILTLPTMLLVFMAVFLVVYFLIFGFKRKRFDYKNSYKESVLKKISTFSFPDAEYTPFQFIPKKYYDLCKLFIPKPDIYNGEDLIKGNADGINFQLSEIETMERKVDSDNKVFFVTQFKGLFFIAELQRKLENSTYIFGNTSTEFIAGFNSHYHDINILRPELIITGDDAFDKSFAVYSTDNYAAEKFLTTAFKKIIQEFKINTGANIQFAFIENYLYLAIPERKDLFKASMYKTLLKFNNIEQHYNELCFCIAVAKEFQKNAAIRTNA from the coding sequence ATGAAATCAATAACAGAATTAAAAGAGTTTTACGAAATTGAGTTATTGCCGGATTTGAAAAAACTGGAAAATATCCGCAAAGCCCAAGTTATCAGACAGGCATATATATTTGTTACACTTGCCTTCTCCATTTTACTTGCCACTATTTTGACCTTGCCAACCATGCTGTTGGTTTTTATGGCTGTATTTCTTGTTGTTTATTTTTTAATCTTTGGTTTTAAGAGAAAACGTTTTGATTATAAAAACTCCTACAAAGAATCTGTACTGAAAAAAATAAGTACGTTCTCTTTTCCCGATGCTGAATACACTCCCTTCCAATTTATTCCAAAGAAATATTATGATCTATGTAAATTGTTTATTCCCAAACCGGATATTTATAATGGAGAGGATTTAATTAAAGGAAATGCCGATGGTATTAACTTTCAATTATCAGAAATAGAAACAATGGAGCGCAAGGTGGATTCTGATAATAAAGTATTTTTCGTCACTCAATTTAAAGGCCTTTTTTTTATAGCAGAATTACAACGCAAATTAGAAAATAGCACTTATATTTTTGGAAATACATCAACGGAATTTATAGCTGGTTTTAATTCGCATTATCATGATATAAATATTTTGCGACCAGAATTAATAATCACAGGAGATGATGCCTTTGATAAATCCTTTGCAGTATATTCTACAGATAATTATGCTGCTGAAAAATTTCTTACTACTGCATTTAAAAAAATAATACAAGAATTTAAAATTAATACAGGTGCAAATATTCAATTCGCTTTTATAGAAAATTATTTATATCTCGCAATCCCCGAACGCAAAGATTTGTTTAAAGCTTCCATGTATAAAACCTTATTGAAATTTAATAACATTGAACAGCACTATAATGAATTGTGTTTTTGCATAGCAGTGGCCAAAGAATTTCAAAAGAATGCCGCCATCAGGACAAATGCATAA
- a CDS encoding TraB/GumN family protein, whose translation MQLKKTVLILLLSVTQQLHAQQSVLLKITPPESDKASYIFAAYNNAHVAEYNFAPIFNIALQQVNAVAFEWLPENYELENMLSVMKNTGDETLRKYYKRDDNIRYELVIINKLQEDVEKYWDLQPLYIMQVMRNYDCGVGLHYQQQLLQQAAIDQIKPIISLWNLQIIRDQMQQVDFDKQAAILSDYVNKEAEFETSDEEKWRFYEKQNLEGFAITMQTIETADYINQVINKQATDLSNKISVISPQQATLYFIDSKYLGGVNGILQSLRNMNYTIEDVPVALMKMQNDSSDESMGAISTDMFPEIILDIDTANKLEGKTIVIRKEDIVNQYSAKYKAEEDPFGDMLDFLAQDTSFLNGWYKLQSTEANLKFRAPATNPWEETITETLNGQVKSSTVAMNHARSDLYYSAGYTIYPPNFDPGDKAIFFDDIVYRSVRKLKGDLLAQRLISTPDYIGREITLIISDSFFVRSKIVLKGNVLYQFLTGGPNDNIYSAYSTAFFNSISIEGGKIGNWIVVNNNFFSCELPAQPLIQKQTYNTQYGPLEVQTFNSQDYGDDIAYFISVNAYPPGYNFKNTKDFYEDLIANAERQYVGRAIKTETIKKNGIKGRYVELQLTNQKIYKMYIFFNHNIVYQYLAGGTPTAMQSLNPQYFFDHFVFFAEEK comes from the coding sequence ATGCAGCTAAAAAAAACAGTATTAATCCTATTATTAAGCGTAACGCAGCAATTACATGCACAGCAATCCGTACTATTAAAAATTACACCTCCGGAGTCCGATAAGGCTTCTTATATTTTTGCAGCATATAATAATGCGCATGTTGCTGAATACAATTTTGCTCCTATTTTCAATATTGCTTTACAACAAGTGAATGCAGTAGCATTTGAATGGCTACCTGAAAATTATGAATTAGAAAATATGCTCTCCGTTATGAAAAATACAGGAGATGAAACGCTGCGCAAATATTACAAACGTGATGATAATATTCGCTATGAATTAGTAATTATTAATAAGCTACAGGAAGATGTAGAAAAATATTGGGACTTGCAACCTTTGTATATCATGCAGGTTATGCGCAATTACGATTGTGGTGTTGGATTACACTATCAACAACAACTATTACAACAAGCAGCGATAGATCAAATCAAACCTATTATTTCCCTATGGAATTTGCAAATTATCCGTGATCAAATGCAACAAGTAGATTTTGATAAGCAAGCAGCAATACTGAGTGATTATGTAAATAAAGAAGCGGAGTTTGAAACCTCTGATGAAGAGAAATGGCGTTTTTATGAAAAGCAAAATTTAGAAGGATTTGCAATCACAATGCAAACAATTGAAACTGCGGATTATATAAACCAGGTAATAAATAAACAAGCAACAGACTTAAGTAATAAAATTTCTGTAATTAGTCCACAACAAGCCACTTTGTATTTTATTGATTCAAAATATTTAGGAGGTGTAAATGGTATTTTGCAATCGTTACGCAATATGAATTATACCATAGAAGATGTACCTGTTGCATTGATGAAAATGCAAAATGATTCAAGTGATGAAAGTATGGGTGCAATTTCAACAGATATGTTTCCAGAAATTATTTTAGATATAGATACTGCAAATAAATTAGAAGGTAAAACAATAGTTATTCGAAAAGAAGATATCGTAAATCAATACAGTGCAAAATATAAAGCAGAAGAAGATCCATTTGGCGATATGCTTGATTTTCTTGCGCAGGATACATCTTTTTTAAATGGTTGGTATAAATTACAATCCACTGAAGCAAATTTAAAATTCCGTGCACCGGCAACTAATCCCTGGGAAGAAACGATTACAGAAACATTAAACGGACAAGTAAAATCTTCCACCGTTGCGATGAATCATGCACGTAGTGATTTATATTATTCCGCAGGCTATACTATTTATCCTCCCAATTTTGATCCGGGTGATAAAGCAATTTTTTTTGATGATATTGTATATCGTTCGGTACGCAAATTAAAAGGTGATTTATTAGCGCAACGATTAATTTCTACACCAGATTATATCGGTAGAGAAATTACTTTAATCATCAGCGATTCATTTTTTGTGCGCAGTAAAATTGTATTGAAAGGAAATGTGCTATACCAGTTTTTAACCGGCGGACCAAATGATAATATTTATTCCGCTTACTCCACCGCATTTTTTAATTCTATCTCCATTGAAGGTGGCAAAATAGGTAATTGGATAGTGGTGAATAATAATTTTTTCTCTTGTGAACTTCCCGCTCAGCCGTTGATTCAAAAACAGACTTATAACACACAATACGGTCCCTTAGAAGTGCAGACATTTAATTCACAGGATTATGGAGATGACATCGCTTATTTTATTTCTGTGAATGCATATCCACCCGGGTATAATTTTAAAAACACTAAAGATTTTTATGAAGATCTGATTGCAAATGCGGAAAGACAATATGTGGGAAGAGCAATTAAAACAGAAACCATTAAAAAGAATGGTATTAAAGGCAGGTATGTAGAATTGCAATTAACGAATCAGAAAATTTACAAGATGTATATTTTCTTCAATCATAATATCGTATATCAATATCTTGCTGGCGGTACTCCCACAGCAATGCAATCGCTTAATCCGCAATATTTTTTCGATCACTTTGTATTTTTTGCTGAAGAAAAATAA
- a CDS encoding peptidylprolyl isomerase, producing the protein MRKTIMPLMLCVVFAACSNADKTTTVEPAKKDTIAITQEEKKDTEMPLENQKEVIVKISTSYGDMLVKLYNETPKHRDNFIKLTKEGFYNDLLFHRVMNDFMIQGGDPDSRNAKAGATLGSGGPGYTVPAEFRPNLFHKKGALAAARQPDQVNPTKASSGSQFYIVDGKPTSEGELNSIGQQMGITFSPEQIKTYTTIGGTPFLDQNYTVFGEVISGMEVIDKIAVVQTDERDRPKKDIKMQVSIQE; encoded by the coding sequence ATGAGAAAAACCATAATGCCATTAATGTTATGTGTTGTTTTTGCGGCATGTTCCAATGCGGATAAAACAACTACAGTTGAACCAGCAAAAAAAGATACCATAGCAATTACGCAGGAAGAAAAAAAAGACACTGAAATGCCTTTGGAAAATCAAAAAGAAGTGATTGTAAAAATCAGTACTTCCTACGGAGATATGTTAGTGAAACTATATAATGAAACTCCGAAGCATCGGGATAATTTTATCAAACTGACCAAGGAAGGATTTTATAATGATTTATTATTTCATCGTGTAATGAATGACTTCATGATTCAGGGTGGAGATCCGGATAGCCGCAATGCAAAAGCAGGTGCAACACTTGGTTCCGGTGGCCCGGGCTATACTGTACCTGCGGAATTCCGACCAAACTTATTTCATAAAAAAGGTGCATTAGCAGCAGCTCGTCAACCCGACCAGGTGAATCCAACAAAAGCATCTTCCGGTTCACAGTTTTATATTGTGGATGGTAAACCAACTTCGGAAGGTGAATTAAATTCTATTGGACAACAAATGGGAATAACATTTTCTCCTGAGCAAATTAAAACTTATACCACTATCGGCGGAACTCCATTTTTAGATCAGAATTATACCGTATTCGGTGAAGTGATTTCAGGCATGGAAGTAATTGATAAAATTGCAGTGGTACAAACAGATGAACGTGACCGTCCTAAAAAAGATATTAAAATGCAAGTGAGTATTCAGGAATAA
- a CDS encoding c-type cytochrome — protein MSLFSIVLIQCKPDIPPASDDKWVYDPSPYSIPRLTGLPALPNDPADNPTTIKGVELGRKLFYDPLLSGDGTLSCAGCHSSHYAFSDSVKFSIGIDGLDGKRNAMPIYNLTYSQLNPEFEGFFWDGRAATLEDQALLPIQDPLEMHEILPNVVAKLSADTLYQRAFFEAFNSMEITAELVGKAIAQFDRTIVSGNTKFDQAFNAEPGVFLTEQELLGWELFNDNFGGDCFHCHGINGGLFTDFIFRNNGLDDAVFYTDFPDAGLGMITGDTSDYGKFKTPSLRNIALTAPYMHDGRFATLEEVLDHYSTGVQDSPFTDQFMQFSSEGGVSLTEDEKAALIAFLHTLTDTSLATNPAYQDPFIK, from the coding sequence TTGAGTCTGTTTTCAATCGTATTGATACAGTGTAAACCTGATATACCACCAGCTTCTGATGATAAGTGGGTGTATGACCCATCACCTTATAGCATTCCGAGATTAACGGGATTGCCGGCATTACCAAATGATCCTGCAGATAATCCTACTACAATTAAAGGTGTAGAGTTAGGAAGAAAATTATTTTATGATCCCTTATTATCAGGTGATGGCACACTGTCTTGTGCGGGTTGTCATAGTTCACACTATGCTTTTTCAGATAGTGTAAAATTTAGTATAGGTATAGATGGGTTAGATGGTAAACGCAATGCTATGCCTATATATAATCTGACATATTCACAACTTAATCCAGAGTTTGAAGGGTTTTTCTGGGATGGCAGAGCTGCCACATTAGAAGATCAGGCTTTGTTACCAATACAAGATCCGTTAGAAATGCATGAAATTTTACCAAATGTTGTAGCTAAACTAAGTGCCGATACTTTATATCAGCGTGCATTTTTTGAAGCATTTAATTCCATGGAAATTACTGCAGAGTTGGTGGGGAAAGCAATTGCACAATTCGATCGCACAATTGTTTCGGGCAATACAAAATTTGATCAGGCTTTTAATGCAGAACCCGGTGTTTTTTTAACCGAACAGGAATTATTGGGTTGGGAATTATTCAACGATAATTTCGGTGGTGATTGTTTTCACTGTCATGGAATTAATGGAGGATTATTTACTGATTTTATTTTCCGCAATAATGGTTTAGATGATGCCGTGTTTTATACAGATTTTCCGGATGCAGGATTGGGTATGATTACAGGTGATACCTCCGACTATGGAAAATTCAAAACACCTTCACTTCGAAATATTGCACTTACAGCACCCTATATGCATGATGGAAGATTCGCCACTTTAGAAGAAGTGTTGGATCATTATAGCACCGGTGTACAAGATTCACCATTTACAGATCAGTTTATGCAATTCTCAAGTGAAGGGGGAGTAAGTTTAACTGAAGATGAAAAGGCGGCCTTAATTGCTTTTTTACATACACTCACCGATACTTCTTTAGCTACAAATCCGGCCTATCAAGATCCGTTTATTAAGTAA
- a CDS encoding cytochrome-c peroxidase — protein MKLSVNKATPTASILCCLLLLFACSPDVPETDEQSYILEIPRGFPPLPIPTDNPFTESKIALGKKLFFDPILSVDSTISCSSCHATELAFADNVVISPGVEGRLGFRNSPTLANIAYAPYMLMDGGVPAIEQQIYVPLEDYHEMDFNMVLLIKRLQANSEYSNLFYQVFQKVPDAFGITRALSAYERTLISGNSLFDKYFYQNNSSALDDSQIRGMQLFFSDDLNCSKCHSEFNFTNYSFENNGLYEDYGADSGRARITHNAIDADKFKVPTLRNVELTAPFMHDGSIATLQDVIEHYNSGGANHPNKNPLIKPLELSSEQKSDLLHFLMSLTDNDFTHQNE, from the coding sequence ATGAAACTGTCGGTTAATAAGGCCACTCCAACAGCAAGTATTTTATGTTGTTTACTTCTATTGTTTGCCTGTTCTCCGGATGTTCCGGAAACAGATGAACAATCCTATATTTTAGAAATACCCAGAGGATTTCCTCCATTGCCTATTCCTACAGATAATCCATTTACAGAATCTAAGATTGCATTAGGTAAGAAATTATTTTTTGATCCTATTTTATCTGTTGATAGTACAATTTCATGTAGCTCTTGTCACGCCACTGAATTGGCTTTTGCAGATAATGTAGTAATCAGTCCGGGTGTGGAAGGTCGTTTGGGTTTTCGTAATTCCCCCACCCTTGCAAACATTGCCTATGCACCTTATATGCTGATGGATGGAGGAGTTCCTGCAATTGAACAACAAATTTATGTGCCATTAGAAGATTATCATGAAATGGATTTTAATATGGTATTGCTTATAAAAAGATTACAGGCAAATTCGGAATACAGTAATTTATTTTATCAAGTGTTTCAAAAAGTACCGGATGCCTTTGGAATTACCCGTGCATTGTCTGCTTATGAGCGGACTTTAATTAGCGGTAATTCATTATTTGATAAATATTTTTATCAAAATAATTCATCTGCATTAGATGATTCCCAAATTCGTGGAATGCAATTATTTTTTAGTGATGATCTAAACTGTAGCAAATGCCACAGCGAATTTAATTTTACAAATTACAGTTTTGAAAATAATGGATTGTATGAAGACTATGGCGCAGACAGCGGACGTGCAAGAATTACACATAACGCTATTGATGCAGATAAATTTAAGGTGCCGACATTGCGCAATGTTGAGTTAACAGCACCCTTCATGCATGATGGAAGTATTGCAACTTTGCAAGATGTGATTGAACATTATAATAGTGGTGGTGCAAATCATCCGAATAAAAATCCTTTAATAAAACCTTTGGAATTAAGTAGTGAACAAAAGTCTGATTTATTACATTTTTTAATGAGTTTGACTGATAATGATTTTACTCACCAAAATGAATAA
- a CDS encoding TonB-dependent receptor has translation MRNIFILVFIMAFLNAVNSQNIQGHVMTSTEDGDMESLPGANISWLGTAEGTVSDPDGYFSLKKIPKSDILIVSYIGFTTDTIEVGYQTDLHVMLTQSNTLDEVFIKGKQSASKINTSDAVNSIDFSKEEFLKAACCNLSESFETSMVVDAEYKDAITGARTIRLLGLDGVYSQIMTENIQVVRGLSSSYGLTYIPGSWIESIQISKGPGSVINGYEGITGSINTELKKPYETKEEKFFLNLYGSNSGRYEANINYAQNLNEKFSTMLLFSTAQAHTKLDHNEDSFLDVPLTENYLLMNRWNYFGKKHEAQAGIKLVYSDITGGQNTFDSNMPRTIDNGYGVGIDIRRMEAYLKNGFLFTRPNTSIGIILNGSLHEQNSFFGLNDYNANEEYFNANLIGQTYIFNTNHLIKGGGSYILNNVDETYQSVNYTRNESVPGVFAEYSYTYDEKLSVLGGIRTDFHNLYGTFISPRMHAKYTLNSNTTFRLSAGKAYRVANVLAENTSILTSARQFILEENLLPEQAWNYGATVVQNFYIQNRTLTLTVDGYHTDFVNQIIVDVDRDPNNIYVSNLYGNSYSNILQAEANYEVFKNFNLRLAYRYSDVQTTYQEGMLEVPYVYKNRGLINVNYLLEKSRWEFDATMQYYGASRLPDMSANPEASFLEPYSPDYVLVLAQVTKKFKLIDVYIGTENLTNYTQENPVIGYNDPFSNNFDASVVYAPTMARKIYGGIRLTIKEK, from the coding sequence ATGCGCAACATATTTATCCTAGTCTTTATAATGGCGTTTTTAAACGCAGTCAACAGTCAGAATATTCAAGGTCATGTAATGACATCCACAGAAGATGGCGATATGGAATCTTTACCCGGTGCAAATATCTCATGGCTAGGCACTGCGGAAGGAACAGTAAGTGATCCGGACGGATACTTCAGTTTAAAAAAAATACCTAAATCCGATATTTTAATAGTCAGCTATATTGGCTTTACAACGGATACAATTGAAGTAGGTTATCAAACAGACTTGCATGTGATGCTTACACAATCCAATACATTAGATGAAGTATTTATTAAAGGAAAACAATCCGCTTCAAAAATTAATACATCGGATGCGGTAAATTCTATTGATTTTAGTAAAGAAGAATTTCTAAAAGCAGCATGTTGTAATTTGAGTGAAAGTTTTGAAACAAGTATGGTAGTGGATGCCGAATACAAAGATGCAATTACAGGTGCACGCACAATTCGATTACTTGGTTTGGATGGAGTTTATTCTCAAATAATGACTGAAAATATTCAAGTTGTAAGAGGTCTTTCTTCATCCTATGGATTAACATACATCCCCGGTTCATGGATTGAAAGTATTCAAATTTCGAAAGGTCCGGGAAGCGTTATAAACGGTTATGAAGGTATTACTGGATCTATCAATACAGAATTAAAAAAACCTTATGAAACTAAGGAGGAAAAATTCTTTCTGAATTTATATGGCAGTAATTCCGGCAGATACGAAGCCAATATTAATTATGCGCAAAATCTGAATGAGAAATTTAGTACGATGTTATTATTCAGTACAGCACAAGCTCACACCAAATTAGATCATAATGAAGATAGTTTTTTAGATGTACCATTAACAGAAAATTATTTGCTGATGAACCGCTGGAATTATTTTGGTAAAAAACATGAAGCACAAGCGGGAATTAAATTAGTGTACTCCGATATAACAGGTGGTCAAAATACTTTTGATTCAAACATGCCACGCACAATTGATAATGGATATGGAGTAGGTATAGATATTCGCAGAATGGAAGCTTATTTAAAAAACGGGTTTTTATTTACTAGACCAAATACATCCATTGGAATAATATTAAATGGAAGTTTACATGAACAAAATTCTTTTTTCGGACTTAATGATTACAATGCCAATGAAGAATATTTTAATGCAAATCTGATTGGTCAAACCTATATTTTCAATACAAATCATTTAATAAAAGGAGGTGGTAGTTATATATTAAATAATGTGGATGAAACGTATCAATCAGTAAACTACACCAGAAATGAATCTGTACCGGGTGTATTTGCAGAATACAGTTATACATATGATGAAAAACTTAGTGTGTTGGGTGGAATTAGAACAGATTTTCATAACCTGTACGGCACTTTCATTTCGCCAAGAATGCATGCAAAATATACCTTGAATTCAAACACCACTTTCCGGTTATCCGCAGGCAAAGCATATAGAGTTGCAAATGTACTTGCAGAAAACACTTCAATACTTACAAGCGCCCGTCAATTTATTTTGGAAGAAAATTTATTGCCGGAACAAGCATGGAATTACGGCGCTACTGTTGTTCAAAATTTTTATATTCAAAATAGAACCCTTACTTTGACTGTGGATGGATATCATACAGATTTTGTAAATCAGATAATTGTTGATGTAGATCGTGATCCAAATAATATTTATGTAAGTAATCTGTATGGAAATTCTTATTCCAATATTTTACAAGCGGAAGCTAACTACGAAGTATTCAAAAATTTTAATCTGCGTTTAGCCTACAGATACAGTGATGTGCAAACAACTTATCAGGAAGGAATGTTAGAAGTACCGTATGTATATAAAAACAGAGGATTAATAAATGTGAATTACCTTCTTGAAAAAAGTAGATGGGAGTTTGATGCTACTATGCAATATTATGGTGCATCACGGTTGCCTGATATGAGTGCAAATCCGGAAGCAAGTTTTTTGGAACCCTATTCACCTGATTATGTTTTAGTACTCGCTCAGGTAACAAAAAAATTCAAATTGATTGATGTATATATAGGAACAGAAAATCTTACAAACTATACACAAGAAAATCCTGTGATTGGATATAACGATCCATTCAGCAATAATTTTGATGCAAGCGTAGTTTATGCGCCGACAATGGCTCGAAAGATATATGGCGGCATTCGATTAACAATTAAAGAAAAATAA
- a CDS encoding heavy-metal-associated domain-containing protein yields MRSVKKSATMAIAIVTFLAFTAFTNYKTETVKIQTSAVCGSCESTLKTALSKVDGIKSVSLNVDNAVLTVKYDSKQADTDKIRKAISLAGYDADDVKADPTAYENLHSCCKKDAVH; encoded by the coding sequence ATGAGATCAGTAAAAAAATCAGCAACAATGGCAATTGCCATAGTAACATTTCTTGCTTTCACAGCATTTACAAATTATAAAACCGAAACAGTAAAAATCCAAACTTCAGCAGTATGCGGTTCATGTGAATCCACTTTAAAAACTGCATTAAGCAAAGTAGATGGTATTAAATCTGTTTCATTGAATGTAGATAATGCAGTATTAACTGTGAAGTACGATTCAAAACAAGCAGATACAGATAAAATTCGCAAAGCAATTAGCTTGGCTGGTTATGATGCAGATGATGTAAAAGCAGACCCAACAGCATACGAAAATTTACATAGCTGCTGTAAAAAAGATGCAGTTCATTAA
- a CDS encoding cation transporter, producing MKYQFSTSINCSGCVKAVSAFIYEVPGIDKWEVDTDNPKKVLTVEGNVPANSIIEAVKTAGFSIDLIKEQS from the coding sequence ATGAAATATCAATTCAGTACAAGTATTAATTGCAGTGGATGTGTCAAGGCAGTGAGTGCTTTTATTTACGAAGTTCCCGGTATTGATAAATGGGAAGTGGATACTGATAACCCTAAAAAAGTTTTAACGGTGGAAGGTAATGTACCTGCAAACTCAATTATTGAGGCCGTTAAAACAGCAGGGTTTTCTATTGACTTGATCAAAGAGCAGTCTTAG